Genomic DNA from Lactuca sativa cultivar Salinas chromosome 8, Lsat_Salinas_v11, whole genome shotgun sequence:
ACAGGTTTCTTTTTTGGTCTATCATATAAGATAGTGGTATCTTTGACTAAATCTCtataaaaagaatatatatatatatatatatatatatatatatatatatatatataaaattcaaaCTTCCTAAAAATCTTTGTAATTGAGTTTTATCAATAATTTTGTCTGGAAACTTAGAAGCAAATTCCatacttctatttataggaattATTTTTCCTTTTTCAATATTATGGCCAAGAAATCTGATTTGGATTGAAATAAAACCATTTTAGGTTGGGATATGACGAAACcatttttttctataattttttcaAAGAGGTTTAAATGTCTAAAATGATCTTCAATGTTTTTAGAaaaaaccaagatgtcatcgatgtaaactatcatgcaattgcTATGAGGATAAAAAAATATCATTAATAATATTCTGAAATTCACAAGGTGTATTTTTTAATTCAAATGACATAACATTTCATTCATATTGACCAAAAGGAACATTAAAAGCAGTCTTATATCGGTCCTATTCATCAAATTGAAATTGCCAATATCCTGATTttaaatcgaattttgaaaatgttATTGCAGTATTTAATCTATctattaattcttttttatttggAATCGGATATCTAATCCACTTTCAATCTTTATTTAAAGGCTTATAAATAATTACTAATCTGGAAATTCATCTTTCTTGTTCTGAATGTTTATTAACATAAAAAGAAGTGCAACACCAAGCTGATTTAGAAGGTTTAATTAAATTTTTGTTTAGTAAAGAGGATATTTCTTTCTTACAAAGATCTAAATAGTGATGATTCATTTGACAAGGACGAGTCTTGGTTGGAatatttcttttattaaaattGTCTTCATATGGAAGAGGAATTATACGTTTCTTTCTTCCCCCAAAAGCATTATGATAATCAgaacatatttttaaaataaacttatttctcagattattaattttttcttttaattttcgaTTCTGTAATTGTTCGTCTATGTTTATTATTAAAATTTCTTCTTTTAGaaagtttatttgatttgtttttaAATCTATAAGATCTATCCAACGAGTAAAAGGTTTTGTAATAAACTcaaaaaatacttcataattttgTAAATCGCCTTAGATTCCTATTTCATTAACTCCGAAtggcaatatttttttttttaaaaacagaaTGCCCAAAATAATTTCATTGTGAGACATATTCTTAATTATGGTGAAGCTTAACAGAATACAAactctattattagaaatattcgCATTAGAAATTTACCTGAAGTTTTGTAAGGCGAGATTGAAGAGTGCTTAAAAATAACTCATGATCAATCATCAAATCTTTAGTATCATTATTCTTAGAGTTACACATCAAACCTCTTCCTGTGGTTTGTGGATTATCTTCCTGCCAGTTGTCAAACCTCAAAAGTAAatctatttattttaatatttatataatctATAGGATTATCTTACCAACAAGGGTGAAAATTTAGGTTTCTCAATTGTCATTTGTGTAGTAGAAGTAATTGGCCTTGGTACAGCTGGCAGAGGTGAGGTTCTGGTTCTGGTTCTAATTCTAGTTCTTTCAGGTATCACTTGAGAAGAGGCTCTACATCTCCGTGCAGCTGCCATCAGAGGTTACCCTTTAGGAAGCAATAGGTCTTCTCTGAACTGATAAGCCCTTAGCTTTAGGGGAAGTCTTAAGGGTCACAGGTGACAATTTAGCTTCTGATACTAACAAAGACGCCATATAATTATCAGGTGTCTTTATTGGTGATGTGGCAGTTTCAGGTATTTCACATGAGACCACATTGACAGGTGGTTGTTCAACAGTGTCACCATTTACATACATGTTATCTGTATTAGGTTTTTGATATTCATCAGTACCCAACTTTTCTTTTTTTCTCAAATTTCTCAACAAGATTCCGAGTCTTTCCATTTGAAACTGCAACACATTTAACAGGTGTCGACCTTTTGTTGGAGGAATCAACAGATACCTCATGGGTAGATGAAGATTTAGAGTTAGGTGTTTTCTCCTCTGAAGAATCAATCGCCACATCATTAGTAAAAAGCTTTCTCTGGATATTTGTATTTGATCCATCTTTCCTAGAAACAACAGGAGTCATGCCTGCAGCTTTACTTCGAACCGTGAGTGTTACAGTTACAGTAACAGGAAGATAAAATAGGTAAGAGATTAAGATAATTGAGATAACAAAAGAACTTACTGTCTACATATATATTCTTGATATCTTTTGTGTCATCATCTGAAGGTATAAATGACATTCTTGGAGTCTTAATTCTCTCTATAACACTTTCCTGGAGATTAGTCTTTGGATCCACATGAGCTTTTTCCATGGCTATCATGTTATGTGCATATGGTTCAATATGCTTCACAAACAGAAAGGTATACAAGTAAATACTAAATCAGTGTATGTCTTTTCTTTCTTTGCTGGTGTAATTCCATTCCATCTTTTGAGGTCTTTTGCTTCCTATGATCTAGTTATAGTGGATAGAAAGAAAAAACCCAATAGAATGTAGAAAAAAACCTTATGATCTACACCGGTTCTCATATTGTTGGCTCCATCACACATGTAGCTGTATACTTGGGTGCAAGTTTTCAGTCCAGGAAGTAGGTTTCTTGTTATGAGACAACTGTAAGTCatcaaaagttttataaaaagTTAGAAAAACAACAATTTAATAGCTCCTGTATTAAGAATATATGAATGGCTTCAAAACTTGAACCATATCAGAAAACATTGCTAAATACCAACTACCAAGTTCCTCATACCTGTTTCTACCATATATCTGGAGTCCCTTCAAGTATAGATCTTTCTCAAGAGGTTTCCAAAAGGCGTCTTTTTTATTAATATCTGTTGAAACACACAGAAAGCTCTACCCTTTATGGTTGTTTCTTCAATTGAGCCTCAGATCTTCTCTTCGCTCAGAAGACCTGATCACAGATTAACACACCAGGTCAAGAAATCTCGTTTGTTTGcttttgttcttcttcttcttcttcttattattattattattattattattattattattattattattctatcTTCTATTTTTCCTCTTCCGATCACTTTGACAAATTCACGGTTGTTTAGCTACAAACAAGAATAGCGTCAACGCTTGTTCAGAAAACATTAAGAAACA
This window encodes:
- the LOC128127839 gene encoding uncharacterized protein LOC128127839 isoform X1, giving the protein MCDGANNMRTGVDHKHIEPYAHNMIAMEKAHVDPKTNLQESVIERIKTPRMSFIPSDDDTKDIKNIYVDTAGMTPVVSRKDGSNTNIQRKLFTNDVAIDSSEEKTPNSKSSSTHEVSVDSSNKRSTPVKCVAVSNGKTRNLVEKFEKKRKVGY
- the LOC128127839 gene encoding uncharacterized protein LOC128127839 isoform X2 → MCDGANNMRTGVDHKHIEPYAHNMIAMEKAHVDPKTNLQESVIERIKTPRMSFIPSDDDTKDIKNIYVDSMTPVVSRKDGSNTNIQRKLFTNDVAIDSSEEKTPNSKSSSTHEVSVDSSNKRSTPVKCVAVSNGKTRNLVEKFEKKRKVGY